GGATCTGCGCAATGCCGGCGCGAACGTCGTCGACCAGGAGGTCGTGGTCGACACGAATCTCATCACCAGCCGCTCGCCGGAGGACCTGCCGGCGTTCTCCGAGGCGATCGTGTCCCAACTCGCGGGCACCACGACAAAGGAAGAGGAGAAGTCATGAGTGTGACCAAGGGATTGCTGGTCAGGTTTGACGCGTTGCCCGGCAAGGAGGACGACGTGAAGGAGTTCCTTGACAGCGGCCGTGCGCTTGTCGAGGACGAGCAGGCGACCACCGCGTGGTTCGCGATCCGCCTCGGGCCGACCTCGTTCGGGATCTTCGACGTGTTCCCCGATGACGCCGGACGTGACGCCCACCTGTCCGGCCCTGTTGCGGTAGCTCTCGGCGAGCAGACCGGCACGTTGTTCTCCGAACCGACGATCGAGAAGCTCGACGTGTTGGGCTCCAAACTCCCCGCCTGACACCACAGACCGGGAGTACTGGCCCAGACAGGAGGGGTCGCTGCACGCGGTGACTTCGGGCTGACACAGCCCGCTGACGTCGTGGCAGCGGCCCCTTCTCTTGCGGCCTACCGCACATCACCAACAGATCGAGGAACCGCGATGACAGGAACTGACGACGGCGTTGCCACGACGCGTTCACCCGAGGTAGCAGTGATCGGGGGCGGGATCGTCGGTCTGTCGACAGCGTACGCGCTGCGGGAGCAGGGCGTGCCGGTGCGCTTGTACGAGGCCGGTCTGCCCGGAGCGGGTCAGTCCGCAGGCGAGTCGCGGATCTTCCGGCATGCCCACGACGACCCGCGACTCGTCGCTTTCGCGCGCGAAAGCCGCGGCGTATGGGATGAGTGGGCCGAACACTTCGACGTCGAGCTGGTCTCATCAGACGGTGTCGTGGCGATCGGAGACAGCGCCCTGGCGCGGCTGCGGGTGCTCGACCAGGTCGGCGGCGTGAAAGCGTACGAGATCGATGCAGCCGAGCTCGCCCAGCGGATTCCGCTGCTCGCTGGGTACTCGGGGCCAGCGGTGCTCGACGAGTCGGGCGGCGCGATCCGCACCCGCACCGCGATCACGGCACTCGCGGGTGCCCTCGCAGATGCCGTCACCACCGCAGAGGTCATCTCCATCGATCCCCGCGCCGATGGGACGGTCGAGGTGCGCAGCGTCACCGACCGGGCTGTCTACTCCAAAGTGGTCGTGTGCGCCGGCCGCGAAACCGCCCGCCTGGCCCGCAGCGTCGGCCTGTCGCTGCCGGTTCGCCTTGCCGCACACGTCCGGCTGACCTTCGACGTGAAAGCCGCCGCCCCGGCACGAGTCGCGTGCCTACAGGACAGCAGCGGCGTCTTCGGCGAATTCGGCGTGTACGCGACGCCGCTACCGGGCAACAGCAGTTACTCGGTCGGACTCAGCGAGACCGTCGGCGTCCGCGACGACGGAACGTTCATCGACCCGGCGGCGATTCGATCGCTGGACGAACGCGCGCGCGAATACGTGACACGGGCGCTGCCCGGTCTCCACCCAGAGCCGCGCGACTTCCTTCATTGCTGGGTGACCGACCTCCCATGGAGCGAGGACGGCGTGGCCGTGTGGGAGGCAGGCTCTGTCCTGTTCGTGGCCGGTCACAATCTGTTCAAGCAGGCACCTGCGCTGGGTCGCGCTCTCGCCCGAGCCGCGACAGGTGAAGGTCTCGCCGCCGAGCTCGAGCAGGGGGCGCGCCTGGGTGAGCCACAGCAATAGGCTCCCGATCCATTCGACGTAGCATCCACGGGTCCTTCTGTGCGCGGCAGCCGACTGGCAAGGGCAAGCGTAGGTTGAGGTATGGATCAACAAGACCTTCCCTGTTCACCCAGTGCACACCCCGCCCGCTCATCGGCATGAGCGTGCACAAGGGAAGCGGCCGCGGGGAGTGCCGGCGCCTGTACCTCTCGCCGTGCCCGGGATGCGACGAGGGCTCCGGCGACGCCGAAGCCCTCGTACTCGAATCTGTTGAGCTCGAGTTCTACGTGCACAAGTGACTACAGGTCGTAGTGGTGATCGACGCACCCATGCTGAACTGCTCAAACGCGAGTTCGGCTGGCGTTGGGGCGTCCGTGAGGCCGCACGTTCCGAGTTCAGCTCGGGACCAGGGCGGTGACCTTGGCCAGGTCGTCGGCGTGCAGGTCGCGCTCGACCTCGAGGTCGTAGTCGGTCTGGATGTTGATCCAGAAGCGGTCGTCGACGCCGAGGGCCTTGGACAGGCGCAGGGCGGTGTCGGTGGTGATGGCGCGCTTGCCGTGCACGATCTGGCTGATTCGGGTCTGGGGGGAGACCGGTGGCCTGGGCGAGGCGGTACTGGCTGATGCCCAGCCTCGCGAGCCGCGAGGTCCCGGGCCTGTGCACGCATCCCCGATCCTCCTGACAGTGGTCGTCGGGGGACAGGTGTGCAGACAGCGTTCGGCCAACACCAGGGACCGTCGTCCAAGACGCTGATGTCGCTGGACGAGGACGGTGACGAGGAGCCAGGCGCGGCAGACACGCTCCCGGAGCCCGGAGCTGGCTGAAGGTTGCCCAGGCACTCCAACGGCCCCGCTCACGGCCAAACACTCACGCGTTGGGCATCCCGGAAGCCGATCCCGCACCGGGTCGCTCCGCGAGCCCATCCCGCACCGGGTCGCTCCGCGAGCCCATCCCGCACCGGGTCGTGAGCCGCCCAGTTCAGGGGAGGAGATCCCAGTACTGCTTACGGTCCGGCATGGCGTGGATGACCATCTCGTCGCCGCTCTCAAAGATCAGGACGACGGTCTCGAGTAGGCGGGCCTGGGTGTCGAAGCCGAGCCGTAGTTCGCGGTGCGGCCAGTCCTCATCATCAATCGGCTCGAGCCAGAGCGGCCAGTCGGCTGCCTGAACTGCGTCCTCTGGGAGCACCCCGTGTCTGAGCGCGCTGTCGTGGACCTTCACGCCGCAGAGCTGGCCAGCGCCCTGCGGATTGCTTCGGATCTCGAGATGTGCTCTCGCTCGGCGATCGCGTCGACCGCAGCGAGCTCCTCCGCTGTGAGGCGTACTGCAACGACCTGCATCGGCTCGGCACCAGGGGCTGATGCACGAGTAGGTGACATCTGATCTGTGGTGCCGAGGGGTGCCGAGGGGTGTGCACGCGCGTGATCCTGAGAGACCTCACTCGAACCCTCGACCGCGCCGCCCCTGCCGCCCACCGGCAGTCAACACGACTGCGAAGATGCGCTGCACCTGAGTCACAGCCCCGAACACGGACAGGACCGACCATGAGCACCTCCGACGCCTGCAAGAGCGCCCGCCACGACGACGGCCAGTTCGGCACCCAGCCTCGCGCCGAGGTCCCTGACATCGACCTCCCGCTGCAGGCCACAGCGCCCGCACCGACGCCAGCGACGAGCTACCTCCCCGTCGACGCCGGGACGAAGGAACGGCTGTCGAGGACAGCCACCCTCTTCGGTGCACACGCCAAGGACAACTGGGACCGCAAGCGCGACACCGAGGACGCCGGCACCCTCCTACTCGCCATGCCGCACCTGATGACCTCCTACGAGACGGTGCTCGCCACGGCGCTCAGCGAGGGCAAGACCGCCAAGGACGTCGTCGTCCGTCAAGTCCGACAGGTCGTGGACCGTGCCGCCCGCGAGCTCGTCGGCCGGGTCTGGGAGAAGCGCCGCTTCCGCACCAAGGGCGGACCGCTGCTCGCCGGCAAGTACGGGTACGGTGCCGCCTGGTCGCCGGACGCGCTCAACAGGCTCCTCGACGCGGACGGTGCGCGGCGCGATGACAAGCACTGGAGCGGACGCCTCACCCTCGAACACGTCGTCCCCGCCTCCACCATCGCCGTCATCGTCTCCGAGATGGGGAAGAAGGGCGCCTCGGCAGACGATGTCGCCCGGATGCTGCGCGAGAACGTCACACAGGTCGTCGTCGTTATGAACAAGTACAAGACGAGCGGACACCGGGACCAGCCGTCGCCGAGGCTGATGGACGCCGACTCCCGCGACCGGCTCGTGGCCCACTACACCGGCGGGGACCGGGTCACCGACCCCGACGAGATGTTCACGATCCGGTGGTCGCGCTACCTCGACGTCACCAGGCGCGACGGCGACGGCACCCGCACGGTGGACTGGGAGCTCGCCGACCTCCAGACCGTCAACGACGCCATCGTCGAGCGCATGGACGCGCAGAGCTGAGGGCCGGGTCCCGCCTCCACCTAGCCTTAATGGGGGCCAGCAGAGGCGGGAACATCTACTTGATCGGCTGCTTTGCAGCGACGCAGCGGAACGACGAAAAAGGTTGAAATGTTGTCGGAGGCACCCGGAGCGTGGCCGGGCACCCCCGCACACCGGTGGGGCATGAAGCGCCCCCAGGAGTCCTCAACGCGGCCCGCGGCCCTCGGCCTTGGCGATCAACTCGGCGGCGGAGAGGAAGCGGACCAGAACGGCGCCGGCGGGAGCCTCGTGGATGATGTACCTCCGTTCTCGAGGCGATCGAGAACCAGTGGGCTGCGTGCGCTGCCGCGGGCCCGAAGCCGACGAAGTTGGCTACCGGCGCTCTGCCGATCTCGAGCTCCTACCGGCCGTGAGGCCGTCTGGAGCGACCCGGAACCGCAGTCGCAAGCCCAGTCGATCGCCGATCAGCTGCGCTCGGTTGTCGAGCGCGCGTGCGGTCGTTGGGTCCATGGTGACCATGGTCGCTGGCCGGTCCGCTCTGCACCAGCCTCGCGCGTCCGGCCCGGAGCAGGTCGGTGGTCAGCGGCGCGGAGCGCCCGGGCGCGGCGGCCGCGGACGGTTGACGTCCTGCCGGTCTCGGGCCGCACCCTGCGACGTGGTCGACGCCGGGCTGCCGGCGCCGGTGTCGGCGATCGGGAGCTCGAGACGGGACATGACCCGGTAGCGCAGGTCACGGGCGGGGCTGTCGCCCAGCGGCTTCTCGGCGACCAGGCCGCGCGTGGCGGCGCCGACGTCGTGACCCTGCTCGTGGGCCTGCTCCAGCATCGCCGCGGTGGCGGCCCAGTCGCCCTGCTCGAGCAGGCGCGGGTCGAGCTCGCGAGCCAGCGGCGCCCAGCGCTCGGCCGGGGTCTGCTCGGCCGCGGCCGCAAGCCGAGCGCGGACCTCGCTGCTCTTGTGCAGCTCGGTCAGCGCCGCCTTCCGCGGGTCGGCATCCCAGCTCTTGACCGCGTCGCGCAGGTCCTGGCGGGCCTGCATCTGGGAGAGCCGCAGCCGAGCCCGCACCTGGTTCACGCCCGGCTCCCAGGCACGGCTGGGACGCGCCGACAGGATCCTCATGGCCGCCACCCGCGCCTGTTCGGGGGCGAGGTTGTCGAGCCGCTCGGTGAGCAGCTGGTCACCCAGCGACCGGAAGGCCGGCTGACCGCTGGCCACCGCGGCGGTGAGCGCGGCAGGGCCGCGCTGGGCGAGCAGGTCGGCCGGGTCGAGGCCGTCAGGGAACCGGGCGAAACCGGGGTCGAGGCCATGCGGGGTGAGCATCCAGAAGTCCCGCTCGGCCGCGACCTGGCCAGCGAGATCGGCATCGGTGGCCACGATCGGGTCGCGCCCGACCGCAGCCAGCTGGGCGGCCTGCTCGTCGGTCAACGACGTGCCCAGCGGCGCCACGCCGACGTAGAGACCGGCACTGGCGATGGTGACGGCGACGGCGTCCATCGGCCCCTCGACGATCACCGGGACGGCGCCCTCGGCGAGCAGCTCGTCGACGACGCCGAACAGCTGAGCGCCCTTGTGGAACAGCGGGGTGTCGGCGGTGTTGAGGTACTTCGGCCCGTCCTTGTCAGCATCGGTGAGGTCGGGGCGCCGGCGGCCGACGAAGCCCAGCACCTCGCCCTGGTGGATCACAGGGAACATCACCCGGTCGCGGAACCGGTCGATGAGGCGGCCGGTGCTGGCCTCGGTCGCCACCCCGGTGGCCACCATCTCGGTGTCGCTGACACCGCGGCCGCGCAGGTGGTCGACCAGGTTGGTCCACCCCGCCGGCGCCTGCCCGGGCCGGAACCGCTCGTCGCCGGCGAGGTCGACACCGAACCGGCCGGTGAGGTAGTCGCGACCCCACGAGTCGACGAAACGGGTCTCGAAGAACGCCTGTGCCATGTCGTTGATCTCGACCATGCGCTCACGCGAGACGGGGGAGGAGTTCCACTCCTCGGCCCGCTGGTACATCAGCCGGAGGTCGGCGTCGATGGGCTCCAGCCGGGTGCCGCCCAGGTCGCGGAGGTAGGCCGACAGGGTGAGGTCGGGCTCGACGTACTGGTCCTCATCGACCGGATCGCTCGCGTCGACCGGGCCGCCGGCGACGACGTCGACCAGGTGCTCGTCGGCCTCGTCGACCAGGTGCTCGTTGTACGGGCCGGGCTCCTCGGCGAGCGGCCAGTCGGCCCAGTCGTGATCGGTCGCGTGGTCGACGACCGTGGCCGGATCCGGCTCCACTCCCTCCCACAGGTCGGCCGGCGGCTCGTCGAAGGGGACCTCGTGCCCGTGCTCGTCGGGAGCGGTCTCCAGCGCGATCGAGGTCCGCCAGACCAGCGCCTGGCACTCGTCGACGCCGTCCCAGCCGTCGCTCGGCATCGCCCGCCCGGCACCCAGCAGCGCGTCGACCTGCCAGCCGCGCTGAACGCCGTGGTCGACGTTCGAGACGAGCGCGGGCCACCAGGTGCTGGCCTGGATGCTCGCGGCCCGCTCGGGACCGAACAGCTCCACCAGTCGGGGAGTCCACTCGGTGGTGACGCTCTCGCCGTGGGAACCGTCGCCGATCTGAGCGGCAACGGCCGGGGTCAGCTGACGGGCCATGCGCCACCACACGGCCGCCGCGGCGTGCTCATCGGGCAGCGGACCGGCCGGGTGGTCGGGGGCAGTGGCGGTGCGCAGCAGCTCGTGCGCGGTAACGCCGGCGCGAGACATCGCGGCCAGGCGCTCGGCCAGCAGCGGGGTGAACGCGTCGTCTCGGACCTGCGGGGCCAGCGAGTAGAGCAGCTGGCGCCATTCCTTGAGCGCCGGCGTGTGGTCTCCGGTGACGGCACGGTTGAGTCGTCGCTGCCAGGTCGCGGAGGCCTTCTGCAGCTGCGGCGCCCCGGTCGGTCGCCGGTCGTCGACCGGGACCTGCATCGCGGCCCGCCAGACCTCGACGTCGGCCACCGTGGCGGCCTCGGGCCGCAGACCGTTCTGCGCCCACTCCGGCAGCGAGGACTGCTCGGCGGCACGGGTGTGGACCTGCTCGGCGAGCTGGGTGACCAGGTGAGCACGCTGCGTGAGGTAGGCACCCCAGTGCGGGTCCTCGGCCAGGCGGGCCGGGACCGCGGGCATCCAGGGCAGCGGGCCGGCGCCGGCGTTGCGCAGGCCCGAGGCGTCCAGACGCCAGTCCAGGACCGCGGCGCGGTCGTGCGCGCTCTCCAGCTCCCGGTCGCCGGCCGCGGCCCGGAGCGCGTCGACCGGGTTCTCCCCGGCGGCACCGAGCAGCAGCAGGTGGGCGCGCAGGGTCGGCCACGCCGCCTCCTCCGAGAGCCCCGGGACGAGCGTCTCGACCGCGTTGTCCAGGGCGTCGACCACGCTGACCGGGGTGCCGTCGGCGCCGGCGATCGTGTCGTGGCGCAGCAGGTCCTCGGCGGCGACGTAGAGGCTGTCGATGTAGCGCTGCGAGGCCTCGCCGAGCCGAGTGGCCGGGTCGGCCTGCTCGCGGATCAGGCTGGTCGCGGACCGCTGGGCGTCGTCGCGGGCCAGCATCGACTCGACGATGTCGGTCGGCGTGAGCGGCCGCACCAGCGTCGGGTGGATCACCGAGTGCGGGTCGCCGTCCCCGACGACCTCGAGGTAGACGTGGTTCGCGTGCGCGCCGCGAGTCATCATCGTGTAGAGCTGCTGACGCGACTCGCTGCCGGTGGCCAGGCCGTGCATCGTGTCGGCGGTGACGCCCTGAGCGGTGTGAACGGTGCACGCGTAGCCGAGCTCGGTGGACCGTGCGACGTAGTCGGCGGGCAGCCGCACGGTGCGGCCGTGCTGGGTGTGCTGGACGGTCAGGTCGCCACCCTCGTGGATCTCCAGCACGTGCCAGCGGTCGCCGTTCTTCACCCAGTCTGTGGCCGAAGTACGCAGGCGACGGTCGTTCTCGCGGGTGATGATCAGCTCGCCGATCGAGGCCTCGTTCCCGT
This genomic interval from Nocardioides palaemonis contains the following:
- a CDS encoding ribbon-helix-helix protein, CopG family; the encoded protein is MSPTRASAPGAEPMQVVAVRLTAEELAAVDAIAEREHISRSEAIRRALASSAA
- a CDS encoding helix-turn-helix transcriptional regulator, with the protein product MHGKRAITTDTALRLSKALGVDDRFWINIQTDYDLEVERDLHADDLAKVTALVPS
- a CDS encoding putative quinol monooxygenase, with translation MSVTKGLLVRFDALPGKEDDVKEFLDSGRALVEDEQATTAWFAIRLGPTSFGIFDVFPDDAGRDAHLSGPVAVALGEQTGTLFSEPTIEKLDVLGSKLPA
- the mobF gene encoding MobF family relaxase, which translates into the protein MSLHKLTAGSGYDYLTRQVAALDATDKGHTGLASYYTEKGETPGVWVGSGMEGLEGLDAGDIVTADHMQSLFGSGHHPLATQRTKDLDLRIGRPIEGGGVARPTEADYKTARQLGTPYKVYENDISPFRIEVAKRIAALNEAAGLPGDWPVPAADRAKVRTEVGTEFFRAEHGREPADARELAAAIAKHSRPKTNAVAGYDLTFSPVKSVSVLWAIADPKTAAVIERAHQAAIKDALDFIESKALFTRRGTNGVRQVDVRGLVATAFTHRDSRAGDPDLHTHVAVANKVQTLDGKWLAIDGRPLHKAVVSASETYNTALERHLVDALGVRFEERPNEDARKRPVREIVGVDPDLNRRFSKRRANLEDRRKVLAAAFQATHGRPPTPVETIQLSQQATLETREAKHEPRSLAEQRETWNREAVEVLGTPQRVKQMVHGALNPKGAARSLADSAWFAKTTDRIVSTMEGARSTWQFWHVYAEAQRQVRGANVPTNQVSQVVDLLVSEVLDGRSVSMARPWDTISEPAELRRADGASVYTQSGAELFTSGKVLGAEERLVAAAGRHDGYAVSTDSVDLALLESTANGITLNAGQATLVREMATSGARLQLAIAPAGSGKTTAMRALASAWADGGGTIIGLAPSAAAADALRSQIDTQTDTLAKLTHSLQAARESGAAMPAWVAGIDSSTLVVIDEAGMADTLSLDAAVSYILERGGSVRLIGDDQQLSAIGAGGVLRDIRATHGALQLTELVRFKDPAEGAASLALREGKAEALGFYLDRDRVHVGDLASMTEEVFAAWQADRATGLDSIMLGPTRDLVSELNQQARAHRLEGIDPADVAASGPVRRLADGNEASIGELIITRENDRRLRTSATDWVKNGDRWHVLEIHEGGDLTVQHTQHGRTVRLPADYVARSTELGYACTVHTAQGVTADTMHGLATGSESRQQLYTMMTRGAHANHVYLEVVGDGDPHSVIHPTLVRPLTPTDIVESMLARDDAQRSATSLIREQADPATRLGEASQRYIDSLYVAAEDLLRHDTIAGADGTPVSVVDALDNAVETLVPGLSEEAAWPTLRAHLLLLGAAGENPVDALRAAAGDRELESAHDRAAVLDWRLDASGLRNAGAGPLPWMPAVPARLAEDPHWGAYLTQRAHLVTQLAEQVHTRAAEQSSLPEWAQNGLRPEAATVADVEVWRAAMQVPVDDRRPTGAPQLQKASATWQRRLNRAVTGDHTPALKEWRQLLYSLAPQVRDDAFTPLLAERLAAMSRAGVTAHELLRTATAPDHPAGPLPDEHAAAAVWWRMARQLTPAVAAQIGDGSHGESVTTEWTPRLVELFGPERAASIQASTWWPALVSNVDHGVQRGWQVDALLGAGRAMPSDGWDGVDECQALVWRTSIALETAPDEHGHEVPFDEPPADLWEGVEPDPATVVDHATDHDWADWPLAEEPGPYNEHLVDEADEHLVDVVAGGPVDASDPVDEDQYVEPDLTLSAYLRDLGGTRLEPIDADLRLMYQRAEEWNSSPVSRERMVEINDMAQAFFETRFVDSWGRDYLTGRFGVDLAGDERFRPGQAPAGWTNLVDHLRGRGVSDTEMVATGVATEASTGRLIDRFRDRVMFPVIHQGEVLGFVGRRRPDLTDADKDGPKYLNTADTPLFHKGAQLFGVVDELLAEGAVPVIVEGPMDAVAVTIASAGLYVGVAPLGTSLTDEQAAQLAAVGRDPIVATDADLAGQVAAERDFWMLTPHGLDPGFARFPDGLDPADLLAQRGPAALTAAVASGQPAFRSLGDQLLTERLDNLAPEQARVAAMRILSARPSRAWEPGVNQVRARLRLSQMQARQDLRDAVKSWDADPRKAALTELHKSSEVRARLAAAAEQTPAERWAPLARELDPRLLEQGDWAATAAMLEQAHEQGHDVGAATRGLVAEKPLGDSPARDLRYRVMSRLELPIADTGAGSPASTTSQGAARDRQDVNRPRPPRPGAPRR
- a CDS encoding NAD(P)/FAD-dependent oxidoreductase, whose protein sequence is MTGTDDGVATTRSPEVAVIGGGIVGLSTAYALREQGVPVRLYEAGLPGAGQSAGESRIFRHAHDDPRLVAFARESRGVWDEWAEHFDVELVSSDGVVAIGDSALARLRVLDQVGGVKAYEIDAAELAQRIPLLAGYSGPAVLDESGGAIRTRTAITALAGALADAVTTAEVISIDPRADGTVEVRSVTDRAVYSKVVVCAGRETARLARSVGLSLPVRLAAHVRLTFDVKAAAPARVACLQDSSGVFGEFGVYATPLPGNSSYSVGLSETVGVRDDGTFIDPAAIRSLDERAREYVTRALPGLHPEPRDFLHCWVTDLPWSEDGVAVWEAGSVLFVAGHNLFKQAPALGRALARAATGEGLAAELEQGARLGEPQQ